TTTAAGAATTTGGTTTGAAAACCATTCAGGAATAAACAAAGAATTAAGAATTACATTTATTAACAAGAAAAAAATAAAGCTTGAAGCTTTAGATTAAATAAAAAAAGACTACAATTTGTAGTGAACCCATTTTCTTGGACATGAAATTTAATATTTAATTTAAGGATTGATTCCTGTATTCTGCAGGAGTTAATCCTTTTAATTTTATTTTAATTCTCTGATTATTATAATAATCAATAT
This genomic stretch from Fusobacterium sp. IOR10 harbors:
- a CDS encoding IS3 family transposase, translated to MDYYNNQRIKIKLKGLTPAEYRNQSLN